One Ahaetulla prasina isolate Xishuangbanna chromosome 1, ASM2864084v1, whole genome shotgun sequence DNA window includes the following coding sequences:
- the KIAA0753 gene encoding protein moonraker, which produces MMELRKATTTTIPLALHPQMVKSDTKSPQIQLQFSRNAPTSSENLSVHYTNPCPIIIEKLKQSSTQQNQGAGDGADLGSSVEFSVVSEEKLNQAVQLARRDVKRKHLQEQVKQHLTKMNKCPVGFRWGKESGNAAVLKASQSHLKYEPQLSNPSKMERNTTGAKVLLCDPSHVKSGPALSDSPPTRDPGPGPKKEEDKCAIEIRRLQKELQTYIQKIELLATKERCEICLDPEEERRVHIRRQEQAVRSARVLYVLQQQVKQIQEDLEKLSPLKIKHTKKSRAMAKLAAAHRGAIRALQMFVTHFADQSEQQSASAHCKELGNLIRQLSLCSARLEMDSSIPDIIIDLLLQIEDLDSVLSQKESPRKGQEWLSTSQVDAPKSTNRLPKKQKKTCALDRKKSSVARKLLPDEYRESADLLPDKTISHCIARAQEDVLPVERGAVAQCKGEAVRRSGPLKAELKAGTLKKRGGLFSLRPQGSCRPPKTKTVPPVSKQARFLDPTVAFRLKETKPPVRDNRAPWMPPSVKSPLHSALRQLEKNPENLEPSLEIETKEKEIPEKEVPRDNGASPTEEVEQADPEGLEFLFEKAQELKAAPTVPPSQGNDGTQIRKSENFAFLYEDATSLPGICLEDCHLEQFKKLEHEALSALSISDLETMMKRMEEIEHYQETVRRRYNQIAYADVDVWVQESKEEECVVRDQQSAVVHPIQITKLDNHKEPQVAIVLEKPLDASAIDEELSEPRSGTLQSFTHHIPPQKESGTFLSVPKHVLQRLCDYDARYRQHLKGIFLEEVGQFNPWNIAESLAEELTEETLTDVAAELHGFCEDYAEAVFTSEFLQVAE; this is translated from the exons ATGATGGAGCTGCGAAAAGCAACTACAACCACTATTCCTTTGGCATTGCACCCACAAATGGTCAAAAGTGATACAAAGTCTCCACAGATACAG CTGCAGTTCAGCCGGAATGCTCCCACATCGTCTGAAAACCTGTCAGTCCACTACACCAATCCCTGTCCAATTATCATAGAAAAGTTGAAACAGTCATCAACTCAACAGAACCAAGGTGCTGGTGATGGAGCTGATCTGGGGAGCTCTGTTGAATTCTCAGTTGTATCTGAAGAGAAGCTCAACCAGGCTGTTCAGTTGGCCAGAAGGGATGTGAAAAGAAAGCACCTGCAAGAGCAAGTGAAGCAGCATCTCACCAAGATGAATAAGTGTCCTGTGGGATTTCGTTGGGGAAAGGAATCAGGGAATGCTGCAGTGTTGAAAGCATCTCAGTCCCACCTGAAATATGAACCCCAGCTTAGTAACCCTTCTAAGATGGAGAGGAACACCACTGGAGCAAAAGTCCTCCTTTGTGATCCAAGTCATGTCAAGTCAGGACCTGCTTTGTCTGATTCTCCACCAACACGTGATCCAGGACCTGGGCCCAAAAAGGAGGAAGACAAATGTGCCATAGAAATCAGAAGGCTACAAAAAGAGCTTCAGACTTACATTCAGAAAATTGAATTGCTAGCAACAAAAG agAGATGTGAAATATGTCTGGATCCTGAGGAAGAACGCCGGGTCCATATTCGGAGGCAGGAACAAGCTGTGCGCTCTGCACGAGTGCTCTATGTGCTCCAGCAACAG GTAAAACAAATCCAAGAAGATCTGGAGAAGTTGAGTCCCCTTAAAATTAAACATACAAAGAAG TCACGAGCTATGGCCAAGCTGGCAGCAGCTCACCGAGGTGCCATCCGAGCTCTGCAGATGTTTGTCACTCATTTTGCTGACCAGTCAGAGCAGCAGTCTGCCTCTGCGCATTGTAAAGAGCTGGGCAATCTCATCAGGCAGCTCTCTCTCTGTTCTGCTCGCCTCGAGATGGACTCATCCATTCCTGATATCATCATAGATCTGCTGCTACAAATTGAG GATTTGGACTCTGTGTTGTCCCAAAAGGAGTCCCCCAGGAAAGGGCAGGAATGGCTCTCTACCTCTCAAGTTGATGCACCAAAAAGCACCAACAGattgccaaaaaaacaaaagaaaacttgtGCATTGGACCGAAAAAAATCTTCAGTAGCTCGGAAACTTCTTCCCG ATGAATATCGAGAATCTGCAGACCTGTTACCAGATAAGACAATCAGTCACTGCATCGCCAGAGCCCAGGAAGACGTACTCCCCGTTGAGCGAGGAGCAGTTGCACAGTGCAAGGGTGAGGCCGTAAGGAGATCAGGACCTTTGAAAGCAGAACTGAAAGCAGGAACTCTGAAGAAGAGGGGAGGCTTGTTTTCCCTCAGACCTCAG GGTAGCTGTCGACCTCCCAAAACAAAAACAGTGCCACCTGTATCCAAACAAGCCCGCTTTCTAGATCCCACCGTTGCATTCCGGCTTAAGGAGACCAAACCACCCGTCCGAGACAATAGGGCCCCATGGATGCCTCCCAGTGTCAAGTCTCCCCTCCACTCTGCTCTGCG GCAACTGGAGAAAAATCCAGAAAATCTGGAGCCATCTCTGGAGATAGagacaaaggaaaaagaaatacctGAGAAAGAAGTGCCCAG GGACAATGGGGCTTCCCCAACAGAGGAGGTGGAGCAAGCTGATCCTGAGGGCCTGgagtttctttttgaaaaagcGCAG GAGCTCAAGGCAGCACCCACAGTCCCTCCATCACAGGGCAACGATGGCACTCAAATAAGGAAgtctgaaaattttgcctttcttTATGAG GATGCAACAAGCTTACCAGGCATTTGTTTGGAGGATTGCCATCTGGAACAGTTCAAGAAGTTGGAACATGAGGCTCTTTCTGCACTCAGCATCTCTGACTTGGAGACAATGATGAAGAGGATGGAGGAAATAGAG CACTATCAAGAAACTGTGCGCAGACGATACAACCAGATTGCTTATGCTGATGTTGATGTCTGGGTCCAGGAGAGCAAAG AGGAAGAGTGTGTAGTGAGAGACCAACAATCTGCAGTTGTTCATCCCATCCAGATAACAAAACTAGATAATCACAAAGAGCCACAAGTAGCCATAGTGTTGGAAAAACCCTTGGATGCCAG CGCTATTGATGAAGAACTGTCAGAGCCCAGGAGTGGGACTCTGCAGTCTTTTACACATCACATCCCCCCACAGAAAGAGTCTGGCACTTTCCTCTCAGTACCAAAACATGTTCTCCAAAGACTCTGTGATTATGATGCCCGATACCGGCAGCACCTGAAGGGCATTTTCCTCGAAGAGGTGGGGCAGTTTAACCCTTGGAACATTGCAGAGAG CCTGGCAGAGGAGCTGACAGAGGAAACGTTGACAGATGTAGCAGCTGAGCTCCATGGCTTCTGTGAGGACTATGCAGAAGCTGTCTTCACTTCAGAGTTTTTACAGGTGGCTGAGTAA